One genomic window of Candidatus Nitrospira inopinata includes the following:
- a CDS encoding ABC transporter substrate-binding protein: protein MKPRRPPIAVVSLAALADLTAGGKAWGLRVQPMFAWGVFACLSTVLNLAVLPPPLGAYEIAILKSANVAAYNQAVVGFKSSMPPDTVFVEYDLKGDPNMGRTYAGKIRASGADLVLAVGSKAAAAARLEILDIPVIYSMVLHPTKYDLKAPNMVGVTTKPMIGQQLGTLRTIMPSLKRIGYLYDPNKTPPLPAETIAQARQFGITFVERQVRSTEEVPPALRELLPDIDALWLLSDSTVLTEESFSFLLRAAFDRRIPVIGFDPEFSRRGVLISFWIDPADIGREAASIAHTILIGGTASAAKSFVPRQRIALNLGTAQYLGIAIPPTVQSMADEVY, encoded by the coding sequence ATGAAACCTAGGAGGCCGCCCATAGCCGTCGTCTCCCTGGCGGCCCTTGCCGACCTGACAGCCGGAGGGAAAGCCTGGGGCCTTCGAGTCCAGCCCATGTTCGCCTGGGGCGTCTTCGCCTGTCTATCAACCGTGCTGAATTTGGCGGTTCTGCCCCCGCCGCTCGGCGCCTACGAGATCGCCATCCTCAAATCGGCCAATGTCGCCGCCTATAATCAAGCGGTCGTCGGCTTTAAGTCCTCGATGCCGCCGGATACCGTCTTTGTTGAGTACGACCTCAAAGGCGATCCAAATATGGGACGGACGTACGCCGGCAAGATACGCGCCTCTGGCGCCGATCTCGTGTTGGCGGTCGGTTCAAAAGCGGCCGCGGCGGCCCGACTCGAAATCCTGGACATTCCGGTCATCTACAGTATGGTGCTCCATCCGACCAAGTATGACCTGAAGGCTCCGAACATGGTCGGCGTCACGACCAAACCGATGATCGGGCAGCAACTCGGCACCCTCCGAACCATCATGCCGAGTCTGAAACGGATCGGCTATCTGTACGATCCGAACAAGACGCCGCCCTTGCCGGCCGAGACGATCGCTCAGGCTCGACAATTCGGGATCACGTTCGTCGAACGTCAGGTACGATCAACGGAAGAAGTCCCTCCGGCCCTGCGAGAGCTTCTTCCGGACATCGATGCGCTGTGGCTTTTGTCCGACAGCACGGTGTTGACCGAAGAGTCGTTCTCGTTTCTTTTACGCGCGGCCTTCGACCGGCGCATCCCGGTCATCGGATTCGATCCGGAATTCTCCCGCCGCGGCGTCTTGATCAGTTTTTGGATCGACCCGGCCGACATCGGACGAGAGGCGGCCTCCATCGCCCACACCATTCTCATCGGCGGAACGGCGTCGGCCGCGAAATCCTTTGTGCCGCGGCAACGGATAGCCCTGAACCTCGGCACCGCCCAATATCTCGGTATTGCGATTCCCCCGACGGTGCAGAGCATGGCCGACGAGGTGTATTGA
- a CDS encoding amidohydrolase family protein, with protein sequence MPDTAKRLIDCHVHLAALPDGSNGCYISPRLLKSPLFRFLLWKHDLSPQDPGQANLKYLNDLLNELRASQLVRQAVLLGMDGVYDEAGRPNRSQTEFLVANDYVFHTVRAHPDCFLAGPSINPQRRDAVEEVYRCTDAGAVLVKVLPNSQGFDPADPRYRPFYRALAERNLPLLSHVGYELSLTSRDQSLGDPERLRTALDEGVTVIAAHACSYGLMVYERFFPTFRTLCATHPNFYADISSLTQPHRLKMLLLLRRHPELHDRLLFGTDYPLSVFHMAAWGRVDLRTLSNLIRTKNRFDRQALVCRELGLGFRSIEEILRRSARKVSSE encoded by the coding sequence ATGCCCGACACGGCCAAACGTCTGATCGATTGCCACGTGCATTTGGCCGCCCTGCCGGACGGGAGCAACGGCTGCTACATTTCGCCGAGGCTGCTCAAGAGCCCGTTGTTTCGCTTTCTGCTCTGGAAGCACGACCTGTCTCCGCAGGACCCGGGGCAAGCCAATCTAAAATACCTCAATGACTTGCTCAACGAGCTGCGGGCCTCGCAGCTCGTGCGCCAAGCTGTCTTGCTTGGGATGGACGGAGTCTACGATGAAGCGGGACGCCCGAACCGGTCTCAGACGGAGTTTCTCGTCGCCAACGACTACGTCTTCCACACCGTGCGGGCCCATCCCGATTGTTTCCTGGCCGGCCCGTCGATCAACCCGCAACGGAGAGACGCCGTCGAAGAAGTTTATCGCTGCACCGATGCCGGAGCGGTCCTGGTGAAGGTCCTGCCCAACAGCCAGGGTTTCGACCCTGCCGATCCGCGGTACCGGCCGTTCTACCGCGCGCTCGCGGAGCGGAACCTGCCGTTGCTCAGTCACGTCGGCTATGAGCTCAGCTTGACAAGCCGGGATCAATCGCTCGGCGACCCGGAGCGACTCCGCACGGCATTAGACGAAGGCGTCACCGTCATCGCGGCCCACGCCTGTAGCTACGGTTTGATGGTGTACGAGCGGTTTTTCCCGACGTTTCGCACGCTCTGCGCCACGCACCCCAACTTCTATGCGGACATTTCCTCCCTGACACAACCCCATCGCCTCAAGATGCTCCTGCTTCTGCGACGGCACCCCGAACTCCACGATCGTCTGCTCTTCGGCACGGATTATCCGCTTTCCGTGTTTCATATGGCCGCTTGGGGGCGGGTGGACCTTCGCACGTTGTCGAATTTGATCCGCACCAAAAACCGATTCGACCGACAGGCGCTTGTCTGTCGGGAACTGGGCCTCGGCTTTCGCTCGATCGAGGAGATACTCCGCCGATCAGCTCGCAAGGTTTCCAGCGAATGA
- a CDS encoding sensor histidine kinase, translating into MTATNDSNENRHRPEGLGLSTKFVLFISLVIIAVCSGLSLYFIRQQSDSMARALIGTGSLLVKNLAHNSRYGLVAKDLVLLEQLMQGVMDVDESVYVVFTGPDGKRLAAKSKHDVYPDQAIAESLIHSKTTDVAITSFTADRDRRREHLYDFAVTIRRGNDIESPFFSFESEESHDEPSTAARLQPRIYGIVQVGLTGERMNQALDTLIGNVMIITITVILGGIVAAMLLTRRITTPLKSLVSVARRIAGGDLTASVEPTTRDEVGQLTAVFSQMTEALRERDTQVKQAYQELEQLNQTLEQRVRQRTSELQAANEKLKELDHLKSTFVSVVSHELRTPMTSIKGYVENLLDGLAGALTDKQTRSLERVKHNIDRLTRMINELLDLSKIEAGRLELHLAPIDVVDLVEEVVENYQATARQKSIMLRAVLHAPLPMVRADTDKLHRVLINLVHNAIKFTPEGGEILVEVGTRGDDFVEVTVIDNGNGIPPNELDKIFDKFYWSKSTPVEARGAGLGLAIAKNLIELHGGSIRVESVLGKGSRFSFTVPVARLFSQGLDSES; encoded by the coding sequence ATGACGGCAACGAACGATTCCAATGAAAACCGCCATCGCCCGGAAGGTCTCGGGCTCAGCACGAAATTCGTGTTGTTCATCAGCCTGGTCATTATCGCGGTCTGTTCGGGCTTAAGCCTCTACTTCATCCGGCAACAATCCGATTCGATGGCCCGCGCGTTGATCGGCACGGGCAGCCTCCTGGTGAAAAACCTGGCCCATAACAGCCGCTATGGGCTCGTCGCCAAGGACCTGGTGCTGCTCGAACAGTTGATGCAGGGAGTCATGGACGTGGATGAAAGCGTCTACGTCGTCTTCACGGGGCCGGACGGCAAGCGGTTGGCCGCCAAGAGCAAGCATGACGTTTACCCCGACCAAGCCATCGCCGAATCGTTGATTCACTCGAAAACGACCGACGTGGCGATCACGTCGTTCACCGCCGACCGCGACCGTCGTCGCGAACATCTTTATGATTTTGCGGTCACGATCCGTCGGGGAAACGACATCGAGTCCCCCTTCTTTTCTTTCGAGTCGGAGGAGTCTCACGACGAACCTTCGACGGCGGCGCGGCTCCAGCCCCGCATATACGGCATCGTCCAGGTCGGCTTGACGGGAGAGCGGATGAATCAGGCGCTGGACACCTTGATCGGAAACGTCATGATCATCACGATCACGGTGATTCTGGGGGGTATCGTGGCCGCGATGCTGCTGACCCGCCGGATCACCACCCCCCTCAAAAGCCTCGTCTCGGTCGCCAGACGAATAGCCGGCGGCGATTTGACCGCCTCGGTGGAACCGACGACTCGCGACGAGGTCGGGCAACTCACGGCGGTCTTCAGTCAGATGACCGAGGCCTTGCGCGAACGGGATACCCAAGTCAAACAGGCGTATCAGGAACTGGAGCAACTCAATCAGACGCTCGAACAACGAGTCCGTCAGCGAACCAGCGAGCTCCAAGCCGCCAATGAGAAATTAAAAGAACTGGACCACCTCAAATCGACCTTCGTCTCGGTCGTGTCGCACGAGCTTCGCACGCCGATGACGTCGATCAAGGGCTACGTCGAAAACCTGCTCGACGGGTTGGCTGGCGCGCTCACGGACAAACAAACCCGCTCCCTCGAACGGGTCAAGCACAACATCGATCGGCTGACGCGGATGATCAACGAGTTGCTGGATCTCTCAAAAATAGAGGCCGGGCGGTTGGAATTGCACCTCGCGCCGATCGACGTCGTGGACCTCGTGGAGGAGGTCGTGGAAAACTATCAGGCCACCGCCCGCCAGAAGTCCATCATGCTGCGAGCCGTCTTGCACGCTCCTTTGCCGATGGTTCGGGCGGATACCGACAAGCTCCATCGCGTCCTGATCAATTTGGTTCACAACGCGATCAAGTTCACGCCCGAAGGAGGAGAAATCCTCGTGGAAGTCGGAACGCGAGGCGACGACTTCGTCGAAGTGACCGTGATCGACAACGGAAACGGCATTCCCCCGAACGAGCTGGACAAGATTTTCGACAAGTTTTATTGGAGCAAATCGACTCCCGTTGAAGCTCGCGGCGCCGGGCTGGGACTGGCCATCGCCAAGAACCTGATCGAACTGCACGGCGGCTCCATTCGGGTGGAGAGCGTTCTCGGGAAAGGCAGCCGTTTCTCCTTTACGGTCCCTGTGGCCAGGCTCTTTTCTCAGGGGCTGGATTCCGAGTCTTAA
- a CDS encoding AMP-binding protein, translating to MADAARPRVTGFKALIGTISLARILKPHWNGQSRVGLLLPPSVPGALVNIAASVAGKTSINLNYTVGRAGLESAVKQASLKTVLTSRLFVEKAKLELPTGVTILWLEDLAKGIGAAQKLAALCLALAAPLWFVEAACGRDRRILMDDLATIIFSSGSTGEPKGVMLSHFSITSNVEGAAQVIRIDKHDRALGILPFFHSFGYLLLWLLTRNGAGIVFHPSPLDVTAIGELCAKYRVTLLIATPTFLQLYLRRCTPEQFGGLRVVLTGAEKLPLRLVDAFQAKFGITPVEGYGVSECSPVISSNCPDYRAAGFYQVASRRGTVGQPLPGVSVRIVDPDTWEILSPGQPGLLLVKGPNVMQGYLGREDLTTQVIRDGWYITGDIASLDDDGFLTITDRLSRFSKIGGEMVPHGRVEEALHQAIGAETQVFAVTGIPDEKKGERLAVLHTLDERLIPGVLETLSAGGLPNLFIPGKHDFIKVDALPVLGTGKLDLRGVKQIAMERLGSKSSV from the coding sequence ATGGCGGATGCTGCGCGCCCGCGCGTCACCGGCTTCAAGGCTCTGATCGGCACAATCTCGCTCGCTCGCATCTTGAAACCGCACTGGAACGGGCAGTCTCGCGTGGGCCTTTTGTTGCCGCCCAGCGTGCCGGGCGCGTTGGTCAACATCGCGGCCTCGGTCGCGGGCAAGACCAGCATCAATCTCAATTACACAGTGGGCCGGGCCGGGCTCGAATCGGCCGTCAAACAAGCCTCGCTCAAAACCGTGCTGACCAGCCGCCTGTTCGTAGAGAAGGCGAAACTTGAACTTCCAACCGGCGTGACGATTCTCTGGCTGGAAGATCTCGCCAAGGGGATCGGCGCGGCCCAGAAACTGGCGGCGTTGTGTCTGGCCCTCGCGGCTCCGCTGTGGTTCGTTGAAGCGGCCTGCGGTCGAGACCGCAGGATCTTGATGGACGATCTCGCCACGATCATTTTCAGCAGCGGCAGCACGGGCGAGCCCAAAGGCGTGATGTTGTCCCACTTCAGCATCACATCCAACGTCGAGGGCGCCGCGCAAGTCATCCGCATCGACAAGCATGACCGGGCGTTGGGCATTCTCCCCTTCTTCCATTCGTTCGGCTACCTGCTGCTCTGGCTCTTGACGAGGAACGGCGCCGGCATCGTTTTTCACCCGTCCCCGCTGGACGTGACGGCCATCGGCGAACTGTGCGCCAAGTATCGGGTCACGTTGCTGATCGCGACGCCGACCTTCCTGCAACTGTACCTTCGCCGCTGCACGCCCGAGCAGTTCGGCGGTCTGCGGGTCGTTCTGACCGGGGCGGAAAAGCTGCCGCTTCGCCTGGTCGATGCCTTTCAAGCCAAATTCGGGATCACCCCGGTGGAGGGCTACGGCGTCTCGGAATGTTCGCCGGTGATTTCATCGAATTGCCCGGACTACCGCGCCGCAGGCTTTTATCAAGTGGCGTCGCGCCGGGGCACCGTCGGCCAGCCCCTTCCCGGCGTCTCCGTGCGGATCGTCGATCCGGACACGTGGGAAATTCTCTCCCCGGGCCAACCGGGTTTGTTGCTCGTCAAGGGCCCGAACGTCATGCAGGGGTACCTCGGCCGCGAGGACCTGACCACTCAAGTCATCCGTGACGGTTGGTACATCACGGGCGACATCGCCTCGCTTGACGACGACGGCTTCTTGACGATCACCGACCGACTGTCTCGCTTTTCGAAGATCGGCGGCGAGATGGTCCCGCACGGGCGCGTCGAAGAGGCCCTGCATCAGGCCATCGGCGCCGAGACGCAGGTCTTCGCCGTCACCGGCATCCCAGACGAGAAAAAAGGCGAGCGGCTAGCGGTGCTCCATACCCTCGATGAGCGCCTTATCCCTGGCGTACTAGAGACACTGTCAGCCGGCGGACTGCCCAATCTCTTCATTCCCGGCAAACACGACTTCATCAAGGTCGATGCCTTGCCGGTGCTTGGAACGGGAAAACTGGACCTGCGCGGCGTGAAGCAGATCGCCATGGAACGGCTCGGCTCGAAGAGCTCGGTCTAA
- a CDS encoding response regulator, whose protein sequence is MQHTTAEIARLFSAQAGEVRQYFKQLAMLNESGQSVQEGRASLPALLQGILRTAKVLTGARYAALGVFDETGERLVQFLTEGIDEETKRAIGRWPTGRGLLGALITDERPVRLKDVSQHKESVGFPLHHPVMRSFLGTAIRAHGKVFGRLYLTDKVRPGLDESMTDVSVSRAAEFTDLDEQLIIALAFQAGMAIETASLIEAIKVAQRRDRAVLDSVQEGIVGIDLTGACIFANRASVEALGYTQDELIGRNVHALIHHTREDGTPFPEAECPIMQALYNQRECHLENEILWRKDGTSFPVMCTVATFRDECERVAGAVVSFVDCTERRALEIQRRQGQRMELLGYLAAGVAHDFNNLLTIMQGYGELVLLQSDVPVSARAKIQEIKKAVDRAMVLTGQLLAFARKQPVERRVVDVNDLVRGIEPFFRQLLTENIVLCLNLTEKRLPAKVDAGGIEQALLNLIVNARDAMPTGGRLEIRTAIRDQAGEEEKRTQKRIGQSIVIEVNDSGVGMDQDTLDHIFEPFFTTKATGRGTGLGLATVYRIVMENDGNIQVASKVGVGTTFTLVFPLAEQEEQVPTPVFHAPVQGWGETVLLVEDNPAVREVIKLTLESKGYQVLTASDGSEGIHVALSYKEVIHLLIADVMMPNMDGLLMVRSLRSRMPHLKVLFITGGTATGAEDRSKGLASCRPEVLSKPFTNEALLAAVRRALDQPVGHSSRDRGSRKPKRVLVLDDDGQVNSLVREILRSERYEVLTAMSGVEGLELLRQHSIDLLITDMLLPGMDGVEVIQEVRRLQPALKILAVSGGGIGATPEFLLNRAGQAGAVSTLAKPFTREQLLAVVRQMVD, encoded by the coding sequence ATGCAGCACACCACGGCTGAGATTGCGCGTCTTTTTTCCGCACAGGCCGGAGAGGTGCGGCAGTATTTCAAGCAACTGGCCATGCTGAATGAGAGTGGCCAGAGCGTTCAGGAGGGCAGGGCCTCTCTCCCGGCCCTTCTGCAGGGAATTCTTCGGACGGCAAAAGTGCTGACCGGTGCCCGCTATGCCGCGTTGGGTGTGTTTGATGAGACCGGAGAGCGGCTGGTGCAATTCTTGACCGAAGGAATCGATGAAGAGACGAAGCGGGCGATTGGGAGATGGCCGACCGGTCGAGGGTTGTTGGGTGCGCTCATCACAGATGAGCGTCCGGTGCGGCTCAAAGATGTGAGCCAGCATAAAGAGTCGGTCGGTTTTCCGCTTCACCATCCTGTGATGCGATCGTTTCTTGGTACGGCCATTCGCGCGCACGGGAAAGTGTTCGGGCGACTCTACTTGACCGACAAGGTACGTCCGGGACTCGATGAATCCATGACGGATGTGTCAGTCTCTCGCGCAGCCGAATTTACCGATCTCGATGAACAGTTGATCATAGCGCTGGCGTTTCAAGCGGGAATGGCGATTGAAACCGCGAGCTTGATCGAAGCAATCAAGGTTGCGCAACGAAGGGATCGGGCGGTACTTGATTCGGTTCAAGAGGGCATTGTGGGAATTGATTTGACCGGCGCATGCATATTCGCCAATCGAGCCTCTGTTGAGGCCCTCGGGTATACGCAGGACGAGCTTATCGGCAGGAACGTGCATGCGCTGATTCATCATACACGGGAGGACGGGACACCGTTTCCAGAAGCGGAGTGCCCGATTATGCAGGCCTTGTACAATCAACGAGAATGCCACCTGGAAAACGAAATCCTGTGGAGAAAGGACGGCACGTCGTTCCCCGTTATGTGCACTGTGGCGACATTTCGGGATGAGTGCGAGCGGGTGGCTGGTGCAGTCGTGAGTTTTGTGGATTGCACGGAGCGCCGAGCGCTCGAAATCCAGAGACGACAGGGACAAAGGATGGAGCTGCTTGGCTACTTGGCGGCCGGAGTCGCCCATGATTTCAACAATCTGCTGACGATCATGCAAGGATATGGCGAGTTGGTTCTTCTTCAATCCGATGTGCCGGTGTCAGCTCGCGCAAAAATTCAGGAGATCAAAAAGGCGGTGGATCGCGCGATGGTCTTAACCGGGCAGTTGCTCGCGTTCGCCCGCAAACAACCGGTTGAACGGCGCGTGGTTGATGTCAACGATCTTGTGCGGGGAATCGAGCCGTTCTTTCGTCAATTGCTCACGGAGAATATTGTGTTGTGCCTTAATCTGACGGAGAAACGACTTCCGGCAAAGGTTGATGCGGGCGGGATCGAGCAGGCCCTGCTCAATTTGATTGTGAATGCGCGAGATGCCATGCCGACCGGCGGGAGACTGGAAATTCGTACTGCGATTCGTGATCAAGCGGGAGAGGAAGAGAAGCGAACACAGAAACGCATCGGTCAATCCATCGTCATCGAGGTCAACGACTCAGGAGTCGGCATGGATCAGGATACGCTGGACCACATTTTCGAGCCATTTTTCACCACAAAAGCGACGGGGAGAGGGACCGGTCTTGGACTGGCGACGGTCTACCGCATCGTCATGGAAAACGATGGAAACATTCAAGTGGCGAGCAAGGTCGGGGTTGGCACCACCTTTACGCTGGTGTTTCCCTTGGCGGAACAGGAGGAGCAGGTACCCACGCCAGTCTTCCATGCGCCGGTTCAGGGCTGGGGGGAGACCGTGCTCCTTGTTGAGGATAATCCCGCGGTGCGGGAAGTCATAAAATTGACGTTGGAAAGCAAAGGTTACCAGGTGCTTACGGCCAGCGATGGCAGTGAAGGTATCCATGTTGCGCTGAGTTATAAGGAGGTAATTCACCTGCTCATAGCCGATGTCATGATGCCAAACATGGACGGATTGCTGATGGTACGGAGTTTACGATCTCGGATGCCTCATCTGAAGGTTCTCTTTATCACCGGTGGAACCGCGACGGGAGCGGAAGACCGTAGCAAGGGGCTGGCGAGTTGTCGGCCGGAAGTATTGTCGAAGCCTTTTACGAATGAAGCGTTGTTGGCAGCCGTCAGACGGGCGCTGGACCAGCCAGTCGGACACTCATCCCGGGACAGAGGATCTCGTAAACCGAAGCGTGTTCTGGTCCTTGACGATGATGGGCAAGTCAATTCTTTGGTCCGGGAAATACTCAGGAGTGAACGGTATGAAGTGTTGACAGCGATGAGCGGAGTCGAGGGGCTTGAGTTGTTACGGCAACATTCCATTGATTTGCTGATCACCGATATGCTTTTGCCGGGCATGGACGGCGTCGAGGTCATTCAGGAGGTGCGGCGTCTCCAGCCTGCGTTGAAAATTCTTGCTGTGTCCGGTGGTGGAATCGGTGCAACGCCGGAATTTCTTCTCAATCGGGCCGGGCAAGCGGGGGCTGTGAGCACACTAGCGAAGCCGTTTACGCGCGAGCAGTTGCTCGCGGTGGTGCGGCAGATGGTCGATTGA
- a CDS encoding MFS transporter, whose amino-acid sequence MPHATAHPLRGLLIAQFFGAFNDNAWKLMVALLAIRQATASLQPGPDYETAVQTQTAITFVMFTLPLVLFSLIGGTLADRLSKRTVIIALKAVEVLLMAAGAFVLWRDPAGWLLPLIVLCGMGAQSALFSPSKYGILPELVPHERLAAANGLLEMWTFAAILTGTAAGGFLLQAAGNEPWLAATVLIALSIVGLIASFQISPVSSARSEGGVAATVHAALASIRAERLLRLTIAGEIFFWTIASLFAQNVLVYAKAVLLLPDDQSGLPLTMLSVGIGVGAVLVGRFSKQRIEYGLIPLGATGVFLTLTLLGALTPPLSGTFILMGALGVASSFIFVPLNAILQWKSPPDRRGAVISLSNTCVFAGILLGSLTGGALANAGFSTSGIFLATAAVTLGGTVWAFRLLPDLVIRLVLVILTNSLYRVRIVGQHHVPQTGGALLVPNHMSFVDGFLLMASIDRPIRFVVDTAYAAHPFFKRLMTIMNVIPISSSGGLRMILRALRAAGEALDNGELVCIFPEGQITRTGTLLPFRRGFERIVKGRTVPIIPVHLDRIWGSIFSFSGGRFVWKWPERIPYPVTLSFGAPQPSTTPAHEVRRLIRELGEAAWHLRKTDQEPLHRPVLRMWRRHPLVSPWRMLRARASPASRL is encoded by the coding sequence ATGCCCCACGCCACCGCCCATCCCTTGCGCGGCCTCTTGATCGCCCAGTTCTTCGGAGCGTTCAACGACAACGCATGGAAACTGATGGTGGCGCTCCTGGCCATCAGACAGGCGACCGCCTCCCTTCAGCCTGGCCCCGACTACGAAACCGCCGTGCAGACCCAGACGGCGATCACGTTCGTCATGTTTACGCTCCCGCTCGTTCTGTTCTCCCTCATCGGCGGCACGTTGGCCGATCGCCTGAGCAAGCGCACGGTCATCATCGCCCTGAAAGCCGTCGAAGTGCTCTTGATGGCCGCCGGTGCCTTCGTCCTGTGGCGGGACCCCGCCGGTTGGCTGTTGCCGTTGATCGTCCTCTGCGGCATGGGCGCGCAAAGCGCTCTCTTCAGTCCGTCGAAGTACGGCATTCTCCCGGAGCTGGTTCCCCACGAACGGCTCGCCGCCGCCAACGGCCTGTTGGAGATGTGGACCTTTGCCGCCATCTTGACCGGAACGGCGGCCGGCGGCTTCTTGCTGCAAGCGGCGGGAAACGAGCCCTGGTTGGCGGCGACGGTTCTCATCGCCCTCTCGATCGTCGGGTTGATCGCGTCTTTTCAGATTTCGCCGGTGTCGTCGGCTCGCTCCGAGGGCGGCGTCGCGGCAACGGTCCACGCGGCTCTGGCCTCGATCCGCGCCGAGCGTCTGTTGCGACTGACCATCGCCGGCGAGATCTTTTTTTGGACCATCGCCAGTCTCTTCGCTCAGAATGTGCTCGTCTATGCCAAGGCCGTCCTGTTGTTGCCGGATGACCAGTCCGGCTTGCCGCTCACGATGTTGTCAGTGGGCATCGGGGTCGGCGCCGTCCTCGTCGGCCGATTCTCAAAGCAGCGTATCGAATATGGTCTGATCCCACTTGGCGCAACCGGTGTCTTTCTGACGCTCACTCTCCTCGGCGCACTCACGCCTCCCCTTTCCGGAACATTCATTCTGATGGGAGCGCTAGGAGTCGCCAGCTCGTTCATCTTCGTTCCGCTGAACGCCATTCTCCAGTGGAAATCGCCGCCGGATCGGCGCGGCGCCGTCATCTCATTGTCCAACACCTGCGTCTTCGCCGGCATCCTGCTGGGTTCGCTGACCGGCGGCGCGCTGGCCAACGCGGGCTTCTCCACGAGCGGAATTTTTCTCGCCACCGCCGCCGTGACATTGGGCGGAACGGTGTGGGCCTTCCGGCTGTTGCCGGACCTCGTCATCCGACTCGTGCTGGTCATCTTGACCAACAGTCTGTACCGGGTTCGAATTGTTGGGCAGCACCATGTGCCGCAAACCGGCGGGGCGCTGTTGGTCCCTAATCACATGTCTTTCGTGGACGGATTTTTACTGATGGCCAGTATCGACCGGCCGATTCGGTTCGTCGTGGACACGGCCTACGCCGCTCATCCGTTCTTCAAACGGCTCATGACCATCATGAACGTGATTCCCATCTCATCGTCCGGCGGTCTCCGGATGATTCTCCGGGCGCTGCGCGCCGCCGGCGAAGCCCTCGACAACGGCGAGTTGGTCTGTATCTTCCCGGAAGGGCAGATCACCCGCACCGGCACCCTGCTCCCGTTCAGACGGGGATTCGAGCGCATTGTCAAGGGCCGAACGGTTCCAATCATTCCCGTCCATCTGGACCGCATTTGGGGAAGCATCTTCAGTTTCAGCGGCGGGCGGTTCGTGTGGAAATGGCCGGAACGCATTCCCTATCCGGTCACCCTGTCGTTCGGCGCGCCGCAACCCTCGACCACTCCGGCCCATGAAGTGCGGCGGCTGATTCGGGAACTGGGCGAAGCGGCCTGGCACCTTCGCAAAACGGATCAAGAACCGCTGCATCGGCCGGTCCTGCGCATGTGGCGCCGCCACCCCTTGGTTTCGCCATGGCGGATGCTGCGCGCCCGCGCGTCACCGGCTTCAAGGCTCTGA